In the Caldilineales bacterium genome, one interval contains:
- a CDS encoding cupin domain-containing protein, producing the protein MNTTLRFITAADAQTHSSPWGPHEWISRAGLTQADLLQLVRVTMPPGQAHRFHRHPSLEEIIYVVSGQAEQWVDREFRILGPGDAAHIPADVVHATHNAGDTDLIFLAILSPAVFAGPALIDMSNEAPWATLRG; encoded by the coding sequence ATGAACACCACCCTTCGCTTCATCACCGCCGCCGATGCACAGACCCACAGTTCGCCCTGGGGGCCGCACGAATGGATCAGCCGCGCCGGGCTCACCCAGGCCGACTTACTCCAACTCGTGCGTGTGACCATGCCGCCCGGCCAGGCCCACCGATTCCACCGCCACCCCAGCCTGGAGGAGATCATCTATGTCGTTTCGGGTCAGGCCGAGCAATGGGTGGATCGGGAGTTCCGCATCCTGGGGCCAGGCGACGCTGCCCATATCCCCGCCGATGTCGTCCACGCCACCCACAACGCCGGAGACACCGACCTGATCTTCCTCGCCATCCTTTCCCCGGCCGTCTTCGCCGGCCCGGCCCTGATCGACATGTCGAACGAGGCGCCGTGGGCGACCTTGCGCGGCTGA
- a CDS encoding carbon-nitrogen family hydrolase, whose product MLLSLAQTDILLGDVRANLEAAHPLVLEAWRRGSDLLVLPELWTTGYDLERAGELAETLDGYTAHVLSGWACAYRLWITGSFLVRLPGGVFNAAPWFGPQGQILAPYCKIHRFGPMAEDRWLTAGAAPGLYDLPWGLTGLAICYDLRFPELFRGYAVAGARLILLPSEWPHPRLAHWRTLLRARAIEDQCFIAAANRVGRDRANTFCGHSALIDAWGETLAEADGDSTTLLTAAIDLAQADEVRRRIPVLSDRRPECYNF is encoded by the coding sequence ATGCTCCTCTCCCTCGCCCAAACCGATATTCTCCTGGGGGATGTGCGCGCCAACCTCGAAGCCGCCCATCCCCTGGTGCTCGAGGCCTGGCGCCGTGGCTCCGACCTTCTGGTTCTTCCCGAATTGTGGACCACCGGCTACGATCTGGAGCGGGCCGGCGAATTAGCCGAAACCCTGGATGGCTACACTGCCCATGTCCTTTCCGGTTGGGCCTGCGCCTATCGCCTCTGGATCACCGGCTCCTTCCTCGTCCGCCTGCCCGGCGGCGTCTTCAACGCCGCCCCCTGGTTCGGTCCCCAGGGCCAGATTTTGGCTCCGTACTGCAAGATCCATCGCTTTGGCCCCATGGCCGAGGATCGCTGGCTGACTGCCGGCGCCGCCCCCGGTCTCTACGATCTGCCCTGGGGCCTGACCGGACTCGCCATCTGCTACGACCTCCGCTTTCCCGAACTCTTTCGCGGCTATGCCGTGGCCGGCGCCCGCCTCATCCTCCTCCCCAGCGAATGGCCGCACCCCCGGCTTGCGCATTGGCGCACCTTGCTGCGGGCGCGCGCCATCGAAGACCAATGCTTCATCGCCGCCGCCAACCGTGTCGGCCGCGACCGCGCCAACACCTTCTGCGGCCATTCGGCCCTCATCGACGCCTGGGGCGAGACCCTGGCTGAGGCTGACGGCGACTCGACCACCCTCCTGACCGCGGCCATCGACCTGGCCCAGGCCGACGAAGTCCGCCGTCGCATCCCCGTCCTCAGCGACCGCCGGCCCGAATGCTACAACTTCTGA
- the mvk gene encoding mevalonate kinase encodes MASGQAPGKIILFGEHAVVYGHPAIAAPVHQLRAYAAVFEDGECVVEAPDIGRRIRVEEAARDDPLAQVVRLLCSQVGRPLPRWRVMVRSQIPVASGLGSGAAVAAAMARALLAAFGVEWPPDRVSALVYEVEKMHHGSPSGVDNTVVVYGRPVWFVRGRPPEPFAVGAPLHLLIADTGIASSTRVAVGDVRAAWQADPARFEALFDRIGHLVRQTRDWIETGETAALGGAMDENHALLNAIGVGSPELDRLCQAARKAGALGAKLSGGGRGGNMIALVQPESRERVEQALLAAGARQVVGTQVPPSTPDGS; translated from the coding sequence ATCGCCTCCGGCCAGGCGCCGGGAAAGATCATCCTCTTTGGCGAACACGCTGTCGTCTACGGCCACCCGGCCATCGCCGCGCCCGTGCATCAACTGCGAGCCTACGCCGCCGTTTTCGAGGATGGCGAGTGTGTGGTCGAAGCGCCGGACATCGGTCGCCGCATTCGGGTGGAAGAAGCGGCCAGGGACGATCCGCTGGCGCAGGTCGTGCGCCTGCTTTGCAGCCAGGTGGGGCGGCCGCTGCCACGATGGCGGGTGATGGTGCGGTCGCAGATCCCGGTTGCCTCTGGGTTGGGGAGCGGGGCGGCGGTGGCGGCGGCGATGGCCCGCGCCCTACTGGCGGCTTTTGGGGTAGAATGGCCCCCTGACCGGGTTTCGGCCCTGGTGTATGAGGTGGAAAAGATGCACCACGGTTCACCGAGCGGCGTGGACAACACAGTGGTGGTCTACGGCCGGCCGGTGTGGTTCGTGCGCGGGCGGCCGCCGGAGCCATTTGCCGTTGGCGCGCCCCTGCACTTGCTCATCGCCGACACCGGCATCGCCAGCTCCACCCGCGTGGCCGTGGGCGATGTACGCGCCGCCTGGCAAGCTGACCCGGCCCGTTTCGAGGCGCTGTTCGACCGCATCGGCCATCTCGTCCGGCAAACGCGAGACTGGATCGAGACGGGGGAAACAGCCGCTTTAGGAGGTGCGATGGACGAGAATCACGCCCTGTTGAACGCGATCGGCGTCGGGTCGCCCGAACTCGACCGGCTGTGCCAGGCGGCCCGGAAAGCGGGCGCACTGGGGGCCAAGCTCAGCGGTGGGGGCAGGGGCGGAAATATGATCGCTTTGGTGCAGCCAGAAAGCCGTGAGCGCGTCGAACAGGCGTTGTTGGCGGCTGGGGCCAGACAGGTGGTGGGGACACAGGTCCCCCCATCGACGCCTGACGGGTCTTGA
- a CDS encoding MaoC family dehydratase — translation MAGKYFDDLAVGQRISHNLGRTVTEMDNVLFSALTMNTQPLHINEDFAAKTQFGQRIVNGLFTLGLAVGLTVADLTEGTIVANLGYDAVQHPQPMFHGDTLYVETEVLEMRPSRSQPDRGIVRLRHTGRNQHGVVVIDFTRTVLFLRRPIDA, via the coding sequence ATGGCCGGAAAATACTTCGACGATCTGGCCGTTGGCCAGCGCATCAGCCACAACCTGGGCCGTACCGTCACCGAGATGGACAATGTCCTCTTTTCGGCCCTGACGATGAACACCCAACCCCTGCACATCAACGAGGACTTCGCCGCCAAAACTCAGTTCGGCCAGCGCATTGTCAACGGCCTTTTCACCCTCGGCCTGGCCGTGGGCCTGACGGTGGCCGACCTGACCGAAGGCACTATCGTCGCCAACCTGGGCTACGATGCCGTTCAACATCCCCAGCCCATGTTCCACGGCGACACGCTCTATGTCGAGACCGAGGTGCTGGAGATGCGCCCCTCTCGCTCGCAGCCCGACCGCGGCATCGTCAGGCTGCGACACACCGGCCGCAACCAGCACGGCGTCGTCGTCATCGACTTCACCCGCACAGTGCTGTTCCTGCGCCGGCCCATCGACGCCTGA
- the bcp gene encoding thioredoxin-dependent thiol peroxidase, which translates to MSTLNIGDPAPDFAASTDAGATIRLSDYRGKRVVLYFYPADDTPGCTKQACGFRDNYPLIEEKNAVVLGVSPDDSKSHQKFRTKFDLPFTLLVDQDHQIAEQYGAWGEKSMYGKTYMGILRSHFVIDEAGHIAALHYKVSADDSVAEALAALS; encoded by the coding sequence ATGTCAACTTTGAATATCGGCGACCCGGCCCCGGATTTCGCGGCCTCGACCGACGCCGGCGCCACCATCCGGCTTTCCGACTACCGCGGCAAGCGCGTGGTGCTCTATTTCTACCCGGCCGATGACACGCCCGGCTGCACCAAGCAGGCCTGTGGCTTTCGCGACAACTACCCGCTGATCGAGGAGAAGAATGCCGTCGTCTTGGGCGTCAGCCCGGATGACAGCAAGTCGCACCAGAAGTTCCGCACCAAGTTCGACCTTCCCTTCACCCTTCTGGTCGATCAGGATCACCAGATCGCCGAACAGTACGGCGCCTGGGGCGAGAAATCGATGTACGGCAAAACCTACATGGGCATCCTCCGCAGCCATTTCGTGATCGACGAGGCCGGCCACATCGCCGCCCTGCACTACAAAGTCAGCGCCGACGACAGCGTCGCCGAGGCCCTCGCCGCCCTCTCCTGA
- a CDS encoding glycosyltransferase family 4 protein, with translation MPLRLLLLLPTSPLPVFSGGRVRMFEVVRRLARRHEVSVAGFWRNEEARRGWQQLGRELNIEVQAVPFTRLRPDRRLPGLLRRRWQGWRQGEPGDAGAWDQPAMHAALRRMMAGQRFDLLQVEWPYLAPYALTTPQLPRLLITHDIFSVALARRAGLAAGRQQKRLEREAAAWASYESRIYPQFQAVAAMSAEDAAVIRQRAPAANVVVLPNGVDTAHFTPGEIRPQPRHLIFVGSPTHVPNLDAACWLLNELWPELRRRRPDLRLTLVNLDHPQVRKLQQPGVEISGRLPDLRPVYGQADLAIVPLRAGSGTRLKILEAFAAGLPVVSTPVGHEGLEVVPGRHLLSAENGPALIEAIETLLDDVELRRRLAANARQLAVSRYDWELIVDQHDAIYHQLCQRP, from the coding sequence TTGCCCCTCCGTCTCCTCCTCCTCCTCCCCACCTCACCCCTCCCTGTCTTCAGTGGTGGGCGGGTGCGGATGTTCGAGGTAGTGCGGCGGCTGGCCCGACGCCATGAGGTCAGTGTTGCCGGCTTCTGGCGGAACGAGGAAGCGCGCCGGGGCTGGCAGCAACTGGGGCGCGAGCTTAACATCGAGGTTCAGGCCGTGCCCTTCACCCGCCTTCGCCCCGACCGGCGGCTGCCGGGGCTGCTGCGGCGGCGATGGCAGGGCTGGAGGCAGGGCGAGCCGGGCGACGCCGGCGCCTGGGATCAGCCGGCCATGCATGCGGCCCTGCGGCGGATGATGGCCGGGCAGCGCTTCGACCTCCTGCAAGTCGAGTGGCCCTACCTGGCGCCCTACGCCCTGACAACCCCCCAACTCCCCCGGCTGCTGATCACGCACGACATCTTTAGCGTGGCTCTGGCCCGCCGCGCCGGGCTGGCCGCCGGGCGCCAGCAGAAACGGCTGGAGCGAGAGGCCGCTGCCTGGGCCAGCTACGAGAGCCGAATCTATCCTCAGTTCCAGGCTGTGGCGGCGATGTCGGCTGAGGATGCAGCCGTCATCCGCCAACGGGCGCCGGCCGCCAACGTTGTCGTGCTGCCAAACGGCGTCGATACGGCCCACTTCACCCCCGGCGAGATCCGACCCCAGCCGCGCCATCTGATCTTCGTCGGCTCGCCCACCCATGTCCCCAACCTCGACGCCGCCTGCTGGCTGCTGAACGAACTCTGGCCCGAGCTGCGTCGCCGCCGCCCCGACTTGCGCCTGACCCTGGTCAATCTCGACCATCCACAGGTGCGCAAGCTCCAGCAGCCTGGGGTCGAGATCAGCGGCCGGTTGCCCGACCTGCGGCCGGTCTACGGCCAGGCCGACCTCGCCATCGTCCCCTTGCGGGCCGGGTCGGGCACACGGCTGAAGATCCTGGAGGCCTTCGCTGCCGGGCTGCCGGTGGTCAGCACGCCGGTCGGCCACGAAGGGCTGGAGGTCGTCCCCGGCCGCCACTTGCTCAGCGCCGAGAACGGCCCGGCCTTGATCGAAGCCATCGAAACCCTGCTCGACGATGTCGAACTGCGCCGAAGGCTGGCAGCCAATGCCCGGCAGCTGGCCGTCTCCCGCTATGATTGGGAGCTCATCGTCGACCAGCACGACGCCATCTACCACCAACTTTGCCAACGCCCATGA
- a CDS encoding DsbA family protein, translated as MRTEPALIEAYVRTGQARLQFWHILDHANASVQASMAAECAGEQGAFWRMHDALFENQEQLWGADPETHVGLAANLGLDAEAFRQCMAGGVKEKVIAIDRQAKAAGVRIRPTFDISTAGGASQRLQGSPPIDQWQTLLDALQ; from the coding sequence TTGCGCACCGAACCAGCTCTTATCGAAGCCTATGTCCGCACCGGCCAGGCCAGATTGCAGTTCTGGCATATCCTCGACCACGCCAACGCCTCGGTGCAGGCGTCGATGGCGGCCGAATGCGCCGGAGAGCAGGGCGCTTTCTGGCGGATGCACGATGCGCTGTTCGAGAATCAGGAACAGTTGTGGGGAGCGGACCCGGAAACGCATGTCGGTCTGGCCGCCAACCTCGGCCTCGATGCCGAAGCCTTCCGGCAGTGCATGGCCGGCGGGGTGAAGGAGAAGGTCATCGCCATTGACCGGCAGGCTAAGGCAGCCGGGGTGCGCATCCGCCCCACTTTTGACATCAGCACGGCCGGCGGCGCCAGCCAACGGCTGCAAGGATCTCCGCCCATCGACCAGTGGCAGACCTTGCTCGACGCCTTGCAGTAG
- a CDS encoding TIGR00730 family Rossman fold protein yields MLQRICVFCGSNPGHNGAYQQTATELGRLLAAEGIGLVYGGGRVGIMGTLADAALAGGGQVIGILPAAMNRPGIPHPGLTELHIVDSMHNRKATMIALADAFIALPGGMGTLDELFEALTLSQLGYQPKPIGILNVAGYYDPLLAMIEHAIEHGFVRPQHRGIFAVAEDPAILLSQLRRFLHPAGSKWTTLDPD; encoded by the coding sequence ATGCTTCAGCGTATCTGTGTCTTTTGCGGCTCGAATCCGGGTCATAACGGCGCTTATCAACAGACGGCGACCGAGTTGGGCCGGCTGCTGGCGGCGGAGGGCATCGGCCTGGTCTACGGCGGCGGGCGGGTGGGGATCATGGGCACGCTGGCCGATGCCGCCCTGGCTGGGGGAGGCCAGGTGATCGGCATCCTGCCGGCGGCCATGAACCGGCCCGGCATCCCTCACCCCGGCCTGACCGAGCTGCACATCGTCGATTCGATGCACAACCGCAAGGCGACGATGATCGCGCTTGCGGATGCTTTCATCGCCTTGCCCGGTGGCATGGGCACGCTGGATGAGCTGTTCGAGGCCCTGACTCTGAGCCAGCTCGGTTATCAGCCCAAACCGATCGGCATCCTCAATGTCGCCGGGTATTACGACCCATTGCTGGCGATGATCGAACACGCCATCGAGCATGGCTTTGTGCGGCCGCAGCACCGGGGCATCTTTGCCGTGGCCGAAGACCCCGCCATCCTCCTGAGCCAGCTGCGCCGCTTTCTGCACCCGGCCGGGTCGAAGTGGACGACGCTGGATCCCGACTGA
- a CDS encoding sulfite exporter TauE/SafE family protein, whose product MNPLLILAAIAAGFAAGFINTLAGNGSSITLPLLIFMGLPPTVANGANRIGVIAQTMMSTFTYHRQGVLPWRDGLRLVAPAALGGLVGAMIAVDLDEEKMRLAIGGMLVLSFFLILLRPERWLHGRAEGARPIRWFDLLIFFAIGVYGGFIQAGVGIFLLMGLVLGLGHNLMKGNAIKSFLVLALNLVAFAVFIRHGQVDWLMGGILAVGQVAGAWAAARMAVQPAAQRWVYRLLLVVVVVSAVQIFLG is encoded by the coding sequence ATGAATCCGCTGCTCATCCTGGCCGCCATTGCCGCCGGTTTTGCCGCCGGGTTCATCAACACCCTGGCCGGGAATGGTTCGTCGATCACGCTGCCGTTGCTGATTTTTATGGGGCTGCCGCCCACGGTGGCCAACGGCGCCAATCGCATCGGCGTCATCGCCCAGACGATGATGAGCACCTTCACCTATCACCGGCAGGGGGTGCTGCCCTGGCGCGATGGGCTGCGGCTGGTGGCGCCGGCGGCGCTGGGCGGGCTGGTGGGGGCGATGATCGCCGTCGATCTGGACGAGGAGAAGATGCGGCTGGCGATTGGCGGCATGCTGGTGCTCAGTTTCTTCCTCATCCTGCTGCGCCCCGAACGCTGGCTGCATGGTCGGGCCGAGGGCGCCCGGCCGATCCGCTGGTTCGATCTCCTGATCTTTTTCGCCATCGGCGTCTACGGCGGTTTCATCCAGGCGGGGGTGGGGATTTTCCTGCTGATGGGGCTGGTGTTGGGGCTGGGTCACAATCTGATGAAAGGGAATGCGATCAAGTCCTTCCTGGTGCTGGCGCTGAATCTGGTGGCGTTTGCGGTCTTCATCCGCCACGGCCAGGTGGATTGGCTGATGGGCGGCATCCTGGCGGTGGGGCAGGTCGCGGGGGCCTGGGCCGCGGCCCGGATGGCGGTACAGCCTGCGGCCCAGCGGTGGGTGTACCGACTGTTGCTGGTGGTGGTGGTCGTGTCGGCGGTGCAGATCTTCTTGGGCTGA
- a CDS encoding carbon monoxide dehydrogenase subunit G: MELAGNYTFSAPRQVVWDSIMNPEVLQNILPGCESLERVSDTEYNGVLNLRVGPVQGKFAGKVYLSDLNQPESFHLDIDGQGAAGFVRGGGDARLEAMDGQTVLTYEGKADVGGRIASVGQRLLDTSARSITRQSLESLDRLTQAQVQPPAAAEEGAPAPTPAPVFTPPSEAQMAAGVAKDVFEEYVPAEYRPFVIAAAAVGGLLFVVWLLRKVFGR; this comes from the coding sequence ATGGAACTGGCTGGCAATTACACATTTTCGGCCCCGCGCCAGGTGGTTTGGGACTCGATCATGAATCCCGAAGTGCTGCAAAACATCCTTCCCGGCTGCGAGAGCCTGGAACGGGTCAGCGACACCGAGTACAACGGCGTCCTGAATTTGAGGGTGGGGCCTGTGCAGGGCAAGTTCGCCGGCAAGGTGTACCTTTCGGATCTGAATCAGCCTGAGAGTTTCCACCTCGACATCGACGGCCAGGGCGCAGCGGGTTTCGTGCGCGGGGGCGGCGACGCCCGGCTGGAGGCGATGGATGGCCAGACGGTGCTGACGTATGAAGGCAAGGCCGACGTGGGTGGGCGCATCGCCAGTGTGGGCCAACGCCTGCTCGACACCTCGGCCCGGTCGATCACCCGCCAGAGTCTGGAAAGCCTCGACCGGCTCACCCAGGCGCAGGTGCAGCCGCCGGCGGCCGCCGAAGAGGGCGCGCCTGCCCCCACCCCGGCGCCCGTCTTCACCCCGCCCAGCGAGGCGCAGATGGCGGCGGGCGTGGCCAAGGATGTGTTCGAGGAGTATGTGCCAGCCGAATATCGCCCCTTCGTGATCGCCGCTGCGGCAGTGGGCGGGCTGCTGTTCGTGGTCTGGCTGCTGCGCAAGGTCTTTGGGCGCTAG
- a CDS encoding nucleotidyltransferase domain-containing protein, protein MHTPVGHPILDRLRPQARQALVAYLTRIAQAYPNDVTSVTLYGSQARGESHGESDIDLLVLIRRDSMGLRQTLSDLAWTVQFEYGVVISDIIRNLDQWEQMRRERFPFYQNIEREGLVLWKSTPELMPAYA, encoded by the coding sequence ATGCATACGCCGGTTGGCCATCCGATTCTCGACAGGTTGCGCCCGCAAGCACGACAGGCGTTGGTCGCTTACCTCACCCGTATAGCACAAGCCTACCCCAATGATGTTACTTCGGTAACGCTCTATGGGTCGCAGGCACGCGGAGAGTCGCATGGCGAATCAGATATCGATTTGCTCGTGCTCATTCGGCGCGACAGCATGGGCTTACGCCAGACGCTATCGGATTTGGCCTGGACCGTTCAGTTCGAGTACGGAGTTGTCATCTCGGATATCATCCGCAATCTAGACCAGTGGGAACAAATGCGCCGCGAGCGATTCCCCTTCTACCAGAATATCGAGCGCGAGGGCCTGGTTCTATGGAAGAGTACGCCCGAGCTTATGCCCGCTTACGCCTAG
- a CDS encoding HEPN domain-containing protein — translation MEEYARAYARLRLERAREELQTAEENIANGHFRAAVSRSYYAIFYMASAALFSQSVQRSKHSGVESAFAEHLVKSGQIESVYSRSYQRVRRLREEADYAERVEIDESTARQTLAEAERFVTRVEKFLNEVEIL, via the coding sequence ATGGAAGAGTACGCCCGAGCTTATGCCCGCTTACGCCTAGAGCGTGCAAGAGAGGAACTACAGACAGCAGAGGAGAACATCGCCAATGGGCACTTCCGTGCTGCTGTAAGTCGTTCCTATTATGCGATATTCTATATGGCATCGGCCGCCTTGTTCAGTCAGTCGGTGCAGCGTAGCAAGCATTCTGGGGTCGAATCGGCGTTTGCAGAACACCTCGTCAAGTCAGGTCAAATCGAGTCCGTTTACAGCCGCAGCTATCAGCGTGTGCGTCGCTTGCGAGAAGAAGCAGACTATGCCGAGCGCGTCGAGATTGATGAATCGACTGCTCGCCAAACACTGGCCGAGGCTGAGCGATTCGTCACACGCGTTGAGAAGTTCCTGAACGAAGTCGAGATCCTGTAA
- a CDS encoding UbiX family flavin prenyltransferase yields MPNRLIIALSGASGQIYGIRLLEILKQTAEIETHVVISPSAAMTIAQETSYTPKQVEALADVLYRPGDIGAAIASGSFETMGMIVAPCSIKSLSSIAHSYDADLLTRAADVQLKEGRPVVLVVRETPLHLGHLRLMTQAAEIGCVIFPPVPAFYALPQTLDDMIDATCGRILARIGIANEFFKEWVGMRGRRVEGGD; encoded by the coding sequence ATGCCCAACCGCCTCATCATCGCCCTCTCCGGCGCCTCTGGCCAGATCTACGGCATCCGTCTGCTGGAAATCCTGAAGCAGACGGCTGAGATCGAGACGCACGTCGTCATTTCGCCCTCGGCGGCGATGACGATCGCTCAAGAGACAAGCTACACCCCTAAACAGGTCGAAGCCCTGGCCGATGTGCTCTATCGGCCGGGCGACATCGGCGCCGCCATCGCCTCCGGCAGCTTCGAGACGATGGGGATGATCGTGGCGCCCTGCTCGATCAAATCGCTCAGCAGCATCGCCCACAGCTACGACGCCGACCTGCTCACCCGCGCCGCCGATGTGCAATTGAAGGAGGGCCGGCCGGTGGTGCTGGTGGTGCGAGAGACGCCGTTGCACCTGGGCCATCTGCGGCTGATGACCCAGGCGGCCGAGATCGGCTGCGTCATTTTCCCGCCCGTCCCGGCCTTCTACGCCCTGCCGCAGACGCTCGACGACATGATCGATGCCACCTGTGGCCGCATCCTGGCCCGCATCGGCATCGCCAACGAGTTCTTCAAGGAATGGGTGGGGATGAGGGGGAGGAGGGTGGAGGGTGGGGATTAG
- a CDS encoding ATP-binding protein, with translation MRFINRTRELADLEDLWRRPGAQMVVVYGRRRTGKTTLLTRFLQEKPHLFWVADRFPAATLLGDFSRAIFGFEHPDLQPETGFTYPSWEMALRALAVLGRERRLGVVMDELPYAVESEPGLPSLLQRIWDHELKETQVFLALCGSQIGMMERELMSYRAPLYGRRTGQVLLRPMDFAALREYFPLWSTAQQVTAYAILGGVPSYWEQFDPGHSLEANIRERILRPSNLLYLEPAFLVNEELREPRNYLGILRAIGQGQRQMVDIAAASGVPRTNLSRYLETLRELRLIERRLPVTERNPETSRRGLYRLSDNYLAFYFRFVAPFREDLEQGYAERAWQTIDQQLPAFVGATAFEEICREWVWRQGMAGRLPFSPEQVGSYWDRSTQVDVVALDRRERVVLLGEARWTSRPLTVQTLDELRGKAAAVLPEPGWRYLYALFSRSGFSEALQQEAERAGVLLVSLETLVGDSAGA, from the coding sequence ATGAGATTCATCAACCGCACCCGTGAACTGGCCGATCTGGAAGACTTGTGGCGGCGGCCCGGCGCCCAGATGGTGGTGGTGTATGGCCGCAGGCGCACCGGCAAAACCACTTTACTGACCCGATTTCTACAAGAAAAGCCCCATCTGTTCTGGGTGGCTGACCGTTTTCCGGCGGCGACGCTTCTGGGTGATTTCTCGCGGGCCATTTTCGGCTTCGAACACCCCGATCTGCAGCCCGAAACCGGCTTCACGTATCCCAGCTGGGAAATGGCCTTGCGCGCTCTGGCCGTGCTGGGGCGCGAACGACGCCTGGGGGTGGTGATGGATGAGCTTCCCTATGCCGTCGAGTCCGAGCCGGGCCTGCCATCGCTCTTGCAGCGAATTTGGGATCACGAACTGAAGGAGACCCAGGTCTTTCTGGCCCTTTGCGGCAGTCAGATCGGCATGATGGAGCGCGAACTGATGAGCTATCGCGCACCGCTGTATGGTCGCCGCACCGGGCAGGTGTTGTTGCGGCCGATGGATTTCGCCGCGTTGCGCGAGTATTTTCCACTGTGGAGCACGGCGCAACAGGTGACGGCCTACGCCATCCTCGGCGGGGTGCCATCCTATTGGGAACAGTTCGACCCCGGTCACAGCCTGGAAGCGAACATCCGCGAGCGGATCCTGCGTCCAAGCAACCTTCTTTACCTGGAGCCGGCCTTTCTGGTGAACGAAGAACTGCGCGAGCCGCGCAACTACCTGGGCATCCTGCGCGCCATCGGTCAAGGCCAACGCCAGATGGTCGATATTGCTGCTGCTTCGGGCGTTCCTCGCACCAATCTCTCGCGTTATCTCGAGACCCTGCGCGAGCTGCGGCTAATCGAACGCCGCCTCCCCGTCACCGAACGCAATCCTGAAACAAGCCGCCGCGGGCTGTATCGGTTGAGCGACAACTATCTGGCTTTCTATTTTCGCTTCGTCGCTCCCTTCCGCGAGGATCTGGAGCAGGGCTATGCCGAACGCGCCTGGCAGACCATCGACCAACAACTACCGGCTTTTGTCGGCGCCACCGCTTTCGAGGAGATCTGCCGCGAATGGGTGTGGCGGCAGGGCATGGCCGGACGCCTGCCCTTCAGTCCCGAGCAGGTGGGAAGCTATTGGGATCGCAGCACACAGGTGGATGTAGTGGCCCTCGACCGTCGCGAACGCGTGGTCCTGTTGGGCGAGGCGCGCTGGACGTCGCGTCCCCTGACCGTGCAGACGCTGGACGAATTACGGGGCAAGGCCGCCGCCGTGCTCCCTGAACCCGGCTGGCGCTACCTCTACGCCCTTTTTTCTCGTAGCGGCTTCAGCGAGGCGCTGCAACAAGAGGCAGAACGCGCCGGCGTCCTGCTCGTCAGCCTGGAGACGCTGGTCGGCGACAGCGCCGGCGCTTGA
- a CDS encoding pyridoxamine 5'-phosphate oxidase family protein codes for MPPTTFLTSHNTLSLATAGPDGTPHAAAVFYAVADDLTLYFLSEPKTLHAQHIGAGARVAGTIEANDQDWKSIRGLQLHGWAEPCSGIEEERARAVYAARFPFVARASDVSIATLAGPLSRARYYKLTPTWIRLIDNTLGFGHKEEWGVEETQGGGDAGRGDR; via the coding sequence TTGCCCCCCACCACCTTCCTCACCTCCCACAACACCCTCTCCCTGGCCACGGCCGGCCCGGACGGAACCCCACACGCGGCCGCCGTCTTCTACGCCGTGGCCGACGACCTGACCTTGTACTTCCTCTCGGAACCAAAGACGCTGCACGCCCAACATATCGGCGCCGGGGCGAGGGTGGCGGGCACGATCGAGGCAAATGACCAGGACTGGAAGAGCATCCGCGGGCTACAACTGCACGGCTGGGCCGAGCCATGTTCGGGAATCGAGGAAGAACGCGCCCGCGCCGTCTACGCCGCCCGCTTTCCCTTCGTCGCCCGCGCCAGCGATGTATCCATCGCCACTCTGGCCGGCCCGCTCTCCCGCGCCCGTTACTACAAGCTCACGCCCACATGGATACGGTTGATCGACAACACGCTGGGGTTTGGGCATAAGGAGGAGTGGGGGGTGGAGGAGACGCAGGGAGGGGGAGACGCAGGGAGGGGGGACAGGTAG